The following are encoded together in the Pempheris klunzingeri isolate RE-2024b chromosome 24, fPemKlu1.hap1, whole genome shotgun sequence genome:
- the lypd6 gene encoding ly6/PLAUR domain-containing protein 6: MMEAWPTVAWVLLMTGIADWLKTVQSRDFTMTDIIQLHPSTTPHPGGFKCFTCQDAADNYECNRWAPDVYCPKDARYCYTLHMMDDRGDSVSVTKRCVALEDCLFTGCAHVTDNGYQVCSSCCEGNICNVLVPRNESSAIFSSISPLVSSSGRLLPATLSYIIIAIILSAGHV; encoded by the exons ATGATGGAGGCCTGGCCAACAGTGGCCTGGGTCCTGCTAATGACCGGCattgctgattggctgaaaacTGTCCAGTCACGGGACTTCACCATGACGGACATCATCCAGCTGCATCCCTCAA CTACACCTCATCCTGGTGGCTTCAAGTGCTTCACGTGTCAAGACGCTGCAGATAACTACGAGTGTAACCGCTGGGCACCAGATGTTTACTGTCCAAAAG ATGCCAGGTACTGTTACACACTCCACATGATGGATGACCGTGgggacagtgtgtctgtgaccAAGCGTTGTGTGGCCCTGGAGGACTGTCTGTTTACTGGCTGTGCTCATGTTACTGATAACGGCTATCAG GTGTGCTCGTCCTGCTGCGAGGGCAACATCTGTAACGTGTTGGTGCCGAGGAATGAGAGCAGCGCCAttttctcctccatttctcCTCTGGTCAGCTCGAGTGGAAGACTTCTGCCTGCAACACTGAGCTACATCATCATCGCCATCATCCTCTCAGCTGGACATGTCTGA
- the mmadhca gene encoding metabolism of cobalamin associated Da: MSSSMLCGRGRLVLSHKAGHQTLAALRVGRTRTFSAASSDEPYTSVSPTDSGPRTVWPDENMGPFGPQDQRFQLPGNVGFDCHLEGMADQKKTPVHRTVPDVLTTPSSAERQQFILAQFVNEFHGKLGPISTRVHQAEQYFNQTGTDCSITSCPELLMKDLETFFPSAPTASITVVTVTQRGSRSGEAAEQDREQLLHRFVSGAKELCFALWTAGYWADFIDPTTGAAFFASPSSQTTLATENELRHLGFHIEVSGSCTVIRHLLKGTSLFVGTVFTNAPTHSAAIARLQGLSNVADDEE, encoded by the exons aTGCTGTGTGGTCGAGGCAGGTTGGTCCTGTCTCATAAAGCTGGTCATCAAACATTAGCTGCCCTTCGTGTTGGCAGAACCAGAACTTTCTCTGCCGCCAGCTCAGATGAGCCTTACACATCAGTATCACCCACAGACTCAG GCCCCAGGACCGTGTGGCCTGACGAGAACATGGGACCATTTGGACCTCAGGACCAGCGTTTTCAGTTACCGGGTAACGTTGGGTTTGACTGTCACCTGGAGGGCATGGCGGACCAAAAGAAGACTCCAGTCCACAGGACGGTGCCTGATGTACTGACGACTCCAAGCAGCGCAGAGAGACAGCAGTTCATACTGGCCCAGTTTGTCAATGAATTCCAC GGAAAACTGGGTCCCATCTCCACCAGAGTCCACCAAGCTGAGCAGTACTTTAATCAGACAGGCACAGACTGCTCCATCACTTCCTGCCCTGAGCTGCTAATGAAAG ACCTTGAGACGTTTTTCCCTTCAGCTCCCACCGCCTCCATCACAGTTGTGACGGTCACTCAGAGGGGCAGTCGATCCggggaggcagcagagcaggacaGGGAGCAGCTGCTCCACAGA TTTGTGAGCGGCGCGAAGGAACTGTGCTTCGCTCTGTGGACAGCAGGCTACTGGGCAGACTTCATCGATCCAACAACAGGAGCCGCT TTCTTTGCGTCTCCGTCAAGTCAAACCACACTTGCAACAGAGAACGAGCTGAGACATTTGGGCTTCCACATCGAAGTGTCAGGCTCCTGCACGGTGATTCGCCACCTCCTCAAAGGAACATCTTTGTTTGTGGGGACTGTTTTCACCAACGCACCTACTCACAGCGCTGCTATCGCACGACTACAAGGACTTTCAAATGTAGCTGACGATGAGGAATAg